From Halotia branconii CENA392, the proteins below share one genomic window:
- a CDS encoding HNH endonuclease, with the protein MTVNDASKKLIRQRAKFLCEYCHSSEEASAALFSIDHIVPQSLGGSDDSDNLALACQRCNGYRYNFTTGIDPDTGQMLSLFNPRQQKWCEHFIWSADGLKIIGITSVGRATCNRLDLNDERHNEGSIVKARRLCMKGGWHPPDEDPRQ; encoded by the coding sequence ATGACAGTCAATGATGCTAGCAAAAAATTAATCAGACAAAGAGCCAAATTTCTGTGTGAATACTGTCATTCTTCTGAAGAAGCAAGTGCTGCTCTATTTTCGATTGACCATATTGTACCGCAGTCTCTTGGTGGTTCAGATGATTCCGATAACTTAGCGTTAGCTTGTCAGCGTTGTAATGGATATCGTTATAACTTCACTACTGGAATTGATCCAGATACAGGCCAAATGCTATCTCTGTTTAATCCACGCCAGCAAAAGTGGTGTGAACACTTTATTTGGTCAGCAGATGGTCTAAAAATTATTGGTATTACTTCCGTAGGACGAGCTACTTGCAATCGTTTAGACCTCAATGATGAACGTCATAATGAAGGATCTATCGTTAAAGCGCGTCGTCTTTGCATGAAAGGTGGTTGGCATCCACCTGATGAAGATCCGCGACAATAA
- a CDS encoding MFS transporter: protein MELKNHLLAANKGTLARLLQWVNLRPEEGDRTLLMFAFYTIVSVGLRWAEDSTVALFLDEYGAGPLPWMYIASAVTGAGMVFFYSWLQKIFPLRWVIVAIAPCMVTPLVLLVLLRWGLHASYLSVIIVFLMRLWVDALYVVNDLNTSIVANQLFNIREIKRTYPLVSSGVLVADVISGFSLPWLLQFAKLNKVIIIACAVIVLGAVILCSLTHKYQAVFPDAPQRLITQEQASRHRRIQAPLSRYTWQLFAFVGLLQVIGLLVDFQYLRELKSNLGDRDLASFLGLFGGIVGLCELTTQWFVSSRLIERLGVFSTAALLPISVGFIVPGAIALLNLLPGIQTQGIFWGLVSLKFCDELLRYTFVISSSPILYQPIPEHIRSRMQALSGGTAEAIATGLAGTIILVTLLFCHRFVPESLGKWIFVAETVLAAATCLKVILVLRSRYVDLLVLSAERGELSASNVGLRVFKQGVVKALGEKGSAADKHSCIELLAQIDPQGAAQVLAPLLIKLPPDLQRQSLEVMLTGGANPTYVLEVRALLEQPQNSVDPEVFALALRYVWLAQTNPNLSQLEDYLQQRHHSLVRATAAALILRQGTPMQKVAATKTMRRMLTHKQERERINGVKALREAVYLQALRIHIPNLLQDESLRVRCAVLEMIAATHLEEYYSALLGALYYKSTRATAMRALVKLENEALEMLLQLATNSYKPEIVRMYAWRTIAQISTLEAMETLWLHLEKSWGATRYHILRSLLKIQKQPEITNSIDRFQHSRVELLINQELKFLGEIYATYIDFQTPQIIENYQLNERVMIVCELLQCSLQELELDVKERLLLLLKLLYSPEKMQAAAFNLRSHSAVNLARGLEILEHTVNLPTKSLLLNILDQRSPQEKLHYLVDAGFAEYQQLPVSDRLRKMLTMSNLLSDWCLACCFHLAQVSRIRLTTHEILLALRHPTGFVREAAIAYLSVVSHRVLLELLPKLQQDSHPLVATQVKELMKKYLIKIYN, encoded by the coding sequence ATGGAATTAAAAAATCACTTGTTGGCTGCAAATAAAGGCACTCTGGCACGACTGCTACAGTGGGTAAATCTTCGACCGGAAGAAGGCGATCGCACTTTATTGATGTTCGCTTTTTATACAATTGTGTCTGTAGGATTACGATGGGCTGAGGACAGTACAGTAGCGCTGTTTTTGGATGAATATGGAGCTGGCCCCTTGCCTTGGATGTATATTGCCAGTGCTGTAACGGGTGCAGGAATGGTGTTTTTCTATTCTTGGCTGCAAAAGATTTTTCCTTTGCGCTGGGTAATTGTGGCGATCGCACCCTGTATGGTCACGCCGTTAGTGTTATTAGTGTTACTGCGCTGGGGACTACACGCTTCATATTTATCTGTGATTATTGTATTTCTGATGCGGCTATGGGTAGATGCACTTTATGTAGTTAACGATCTCAATACTTCCATTGTCGCTAATCAACTATTTAACATTCGAGAAATTAAGCGCACCTATCCTCTAGTCAGCAGCGGTGTGTTAGTGGCAGATGTGATTAGTGGTTTTAGTTTGCCTTGGCTGTTGCAATTCGCCAAGCTCAATAAAGTCATCATTATCGCTTGTGCAGTGATTGTCTTGGGGGCAGTGATTTTATGCTCTTTAACTCATAAATATCAAGCAGTTTTTCCTGATGCGCCACAGCGATTAATTACTCAAGAACAAGCCTCACGACATCGACGTATTCAAGCTCCACTCAGTCGCTACACATGGCAATTGTTCGCCTTTGTCGGGCTTTTACAAGTAATTGGGTTATTGGTAGATTTTCAATATCTGCGAGAATTGAAATCTAATTTAGGCGATCGCGATCTTGCTAGTTTTTTGGGTTTATTTGGTGGGATTGTCGGACTGTGTGAGTTAACAACTCAGTGGTTTGTTTCTAGCCGACTAATCGAACGCCTCGGCGTATTTTCTACTGCTGCTTTATTACCTATATCTGTAGGCTTTATAGTACCAGGAGCGATCGCATTACTCAATCTCTTACCAGGAATCCAAACCCAAGGAATTTTCTGGGGATTGGTGAGTTTAAAGTTTTGCGATGAATTGCTCCGCTACACCTTCGTAATTAGTAGTAGCCCGATACTATATCAACCTATACCCGAACACATTCGTAGCCGGATGCAAGCTTTATCTGGTGGCACAGCAGAAGCGATCGCCACAGGTTTAGCAGGAACAATAATTTTAGTAACTTTATTGTTTTGCCACCGCTTTGTGCCGGAATCATTAGGAAAATGGATATTTGTGGCCGAAACAGTACTTGCCGCTGCTACTTGTTTAAAAGTAATTTTAGTACTGCGATCACGCTATGTTGATTTGTTAGTTTTGAGTGCAGAACGAGGAGAATTAAGTGCCTCAAATGTCGGTTTGCGTGTCTTTAAACAAGGTGTAGTCAAAGCTTTGGGCGAAAAAGGCAGCGCCGCAGATAAACATTCTTGCATTGAACTTTTAGCCCAAATTGATCCCCAAGGTGCAGCCCAAGTTTTAGCACCTTTATTGATCAAATTACCTCCAGATTTACAGCGTCAAAGTTTGGAGGTGATGCTCACCGGAGGTGCAAATCCTACTTATGTGCTAGAAGTTAGGGCTTTGTTAGAACAGCCTCAAAATAGCGTTGATCCCGAAGTTTTTGCTCTGGCTTTGCGTTACGTTTGGTTAGCCCAAACAAATCCCAATTTAAGCCAACTAGAAGATTACCTGCAACAACGACATCATTCTTTAGTTCGCGCTACAGCAGCGGCTTTGATTTTGCGTCAGGGTACGCCGATGCAAAAAGTCGCTGCGACTAAAACTATGCGCCGGATGCTGACTCACAAACAAGAACGAGAACGAATCAATGGAGTTAAAGCTTTAAGAGAAGCGGTATATCTACAGGCGCTGCGGATTCACATCCCTAATTTATTGCAAGATGAATCGTTACGGGTGCGCTGTGCTGTTTTAGAAATGATTGCAGCTACTCATTTAGAAGAATATTATTCGGCACTATTAGGCGCGCTTTACTATAAGTCAACTCGCGCTACCGCGATGCGTGCTTTAGTGAAGCTAGAAAATGAAGCTTTAGAAATGCTGTTACAACTAGCTACTAATAGTTATAAACCAGAAATAGTACGAATGTATGCTTGGCGTACCATTGCTCAAATTTCCACTTTAGAAGCAATGGAGACTTTATGGTTGCACTTAGAAAAATCTTGGGGTGCTACTAGATATCATATTCTTCGCAGCTTACTCAAAATCCAAAAACAACCCGAAATTACTAATTCAATAGATCGGTTTCAGCACAGTCGGGTAGAACTTTTAATTAACCAAGAATTAAAGTTTTTAGGCGAGATTTACGCTACTTATATCGACTTCCAAACACCCCAAATTATCGAAAATTATCAACTCAATGAAAGAGTAATGATTGTTTGCGAATTACTACAATGCTCCCTCCAAGAATTGGAATTGGATGTGAAAGAGCGATTACTGCTACTACTGAAGTTACTTTATTCTCCAGAAAAGATGCAAGCTGCGGCCTTTAATTTGCGATCGCATTCAGCGGTAAATTTAGCACGGGGATTAGAAATTTTAGAGCATACCGTGAATTTACCGACAAAATCTTTATTATTGAATATTTTAGACCAGCGATCGCCCCAAGAAAAACTGCATTATTTAGTAGATGCAGGATTTGCCGAATATCAACAACTGCCAGTGAGCGATCGCTTGCGTAAAATGCTGACAATGAGTAATTTACTCTCTGATTGGTGTTTAGCTTGCTGCTTTCATTTAGCACAAGTGAGCCGGATTCGATTAACAACTCACGAAATTTTACTCGCTTTGCGCCATCCGACTGGTTTTGTTCGAGAAGCAGCGATCGCTTATCTTAGTGTAGTTTCACATCGTGTGCTTTTAGAACTTCTACCCAAATTGCAACAAGATTCACACCCGTTGGTTGCGACACAAGTTAAGGAGTTAATGAAAAAATACCTAATTAAAATTTACAATTAA
- a CDS encoding calcium-binding protein yields the protein MEIITGSGNDTVIRPVIVNGTVFRSNDTISTGAGNDTINPGLGKYESVDGGEGFDHLIVDYSVGDTGGGMSFNSGVNPNLGTANRHESGSLLDYVAFKNIEKFTVIGTSKDDTIKTFYGSNVIKAGAGNDSVTAIAGTLDGGSGLDYLTLDLSTQTANLNLSNLTNINISGVVTAINFEGFSITTGSGNDIVTHSGIVNGAVLRTNDVIKTGAGNDIINAGLAGGSINDGDTVYGGDGIDRLIVDYSVGDTGTGMRFNGSSTYGSAIRQVSSTNNTRLDFIGFYNIEEFTVTGTSKDDTINTVAGNDIINGGAGNDIINGGTGNDIINGGAGNDIIDGGAGNDKMTGGTGNDTYIVDSTGDIVTEISTLSTEIDTVKASVTYTLGANLENLILTGSGAINGTGNSLNNNLTGNTRNNILNGGSGNDTIDGGAGSDTIDGGAGNDTLIASSVRDVLGKDILIGGDGNDTLIGGAGNDILTGGNGGDFFLYNTNAAFSSSAIGIDSITDFQRGSDKIILDKTTFIALQSLAGNGFSLSNEFAIVTSNTAAAISAAKIVYNQSSGSLFYNQNGLAAGFGTGANFANLTGNPSLTASDFVIQA from the coding sequence ATGGAAATTATCACAGGTAGCGGCAACGACACTGTTATTAGACCAGTTATTGTCAATGGCACAGTGTTTCGGAGTAACGATACTATCAGCACTGGTGCTGGTAACGACACAATTAACCCAGGACTAGGTAAATATGAGTCTGTTGATGGTGGTGAAGGTTTTGACCACTTGATTGTCGATTACTCTGTTGGTGATACGGGGGGCGGTATGTCTTTTAATAGTGGTGTTAACCCTAATTTAGGCACTGCTAATCGACATGAAAGCGGTTCTCTATTGGATTACGTCGCCTTCAAAAATATTGAGAAATTCACCGTCATTGGTACTAGCAAAGATGATACTATCAAAACATTCTATGGCAGTAATGTCATTAAAGCGGGTGCTGGCAATGACAGTGTGACGGCTATTGCTGGCACTTTAGATGGTGGTTCCGGTTTAGATTACCTTACCCTTGACCTCTCCACACAAACAGCTAACCTCAACCTTTCTAACCTCACGAATATCAATATTTCTGGTGTTGTCACTGCCATCAATTTTGAGGGATTTTCGATTACTACAGGCAGTGGTAACGACATTGTTACCCATTCGGGAATTGTTAATGGTGCTGTGCTGCGAACCAATGATGTCATTAAAACTGGTGCTGGCAACGACATTATTAACGCCGGACTAGCTGGCGGAAGTATCAATGATGGTGACACTGTTTATGGTGGTGATGGTATTGACCGCCTGATAGTGGACTATTCTGTTGGTGATACTGGCACTGGTATGCGTTTCAATGGTAGTAGCACTTATGGCTCTGCTATACGACAAGTCAGCAGTACAAACAATACTCGCTTGGATTTCATTGGTTTTTACAACATTGAGGAGTTCACAGTTACAGGCACCAGCAAAGATGACACCATCAATACTGTTGCTGGAAACGACATTATCAATGGTGGCGCTGGAAACGACATTATCAATGGTGGCACTGGAAACGACATTATCAATGGTGGTGCTGGAAACGACATTATTGATGGGGGTGCAGGTAATGATAAGATGACTGGCGGTACTGGAAATGACACCTACATCGTTGACAGCACCGGAGATATTGTCACCGAAATCTCCACACTCAGCACTGAAATTGACACAGTAAAAGCCTCCGTTACTTATACCTTGGGAGCAAATCTAGAAAACTTGATTCTGACAGGTTCAGGAGCAATTAATGGGACTGGCAATAGCTTAAACAATAACCTGACAGGTAACACAAGAAATAATATCTTGAATGGTGGTTCAGGCAATGACACTATTGATGGTGGTGCAGGCAGTGACACTATTGATGGTGGTGCAGGCAATGATACCCTTATTGCTAGTTCAGTCAGGGATGTGCTGGGTAAGGATATCCTTATTGGGGGAGACGGAAATGATACCCTCATTGGCGGGGCAGGTAATGACATATTAACAGGTGGCAATGGCGGTGATTTCTTCCTTTACAACACCAATGCTGCTTTTAGCAGTTCAGCTATTGGCATTGACAGCATTACGGATTTTCAAAGAGGGAGCGATAAAATCATCCTAGATAAAACCACATTCATAGCCCTACAAAGCTTAGCTGGTAATGGGTTTAGCCTGAGTAATGAATTTGCCATAGTTACTAGCAACACTGCGGCTGCAATCAGTGCTGCCAAAATTGTTTACAACCAAAGCAGCGGCTCTCTGTTTTATAATCAAAATGGACTTGCGGCTGGCTTCGGAACTGGAGCAAATTTTGCTAATTTAACAGGCAACCCATCATTGACTGCATCAGACTTTGTGATCCAAGCTTGA
- a CDS encoding DUF3124 domain-containing protein translates to MKPYPHIYLAIAIIFLASCQSTKIPPKSQPDATQTTPSQKIVTLDKNFKIASGQTIYVPVYSHIYHHNRQENFELAVTLSIRNTDINNPIIITSVRYYNSDGKLVKQYLERPIQLDALASTDFFINRNDTSGGLGANFIVEWVAQTKISEPLVEAVMIGTDFQQGISFISPGKVIKKIPNL, encoded by the coding sequence ATGAAGCCGTATCCACATATTTATTTAGCGATCGCTATTATTTTTCTTGCATCTTGTCAATCAACAAAAATTCCACCCAAATCACAACCCGATGCCACTCAAACAACTCCATCTCAAAAAATAGTAACACTAGATAAAAATTTTAAAATAGCAAGCGGTCAAACTATCTATGTTCCTGTTTATTCTCATATCTATCACCACAATCGCCAGGAGAATTTTGAGTTAGCCGTTACGCTTAGTATTCGGAATACAGATATAAATAACCCTATTATTATTACTTCCGTGCGCTACTATAACTCAGACGGTAAACTAGTTAAACAGTATTTGGAGCGCCCTATTCAACTTGATGCCCTAGCTTCTACAGATTTTTTTATCAATAGAAATGACACCAGTGGAGGTTTAGGCGCAAACTTTATTGTAGAGTGGGTAGCCCAAACAAAAATATCTGAGCCTTTAGTGGAGGCAGTGATGATTGGTACTGACTTTCAACAGGGAATTTCTTTTATCAGTCCTGGTAAAGTAATTAAAAAAATTCCTAATCTGTAA
- the infC gene encoding translation initiation factor IF-3, which yields MPVIEKKRTRDLPQINERIRFPKIRVIDTDGAQLGIMVPQEALQLAEEKDLDLVLLSDKADPPVCRIMDYGKYKFEQEKKAREARKKQHTADVKEVKMRYKIEEHDYNVRVKQAERFLKDGDKVKATVMFRGREIQHSDLAEHLLKRMATDLEPFGEVQQAPKKEGRNMMMLISPKK from the coding sequence ATGCCTGTGATTGAAAAGAAAAGAACTCGCGATCTGCCCCAAATTAACGAACGCATCCGCTTCCCAAAAATCCGAGTCATTGATACCGATGGCGCGCAGTTGGGAATTATGGTTCCCCAAGAGGCACTACAACTAGCAGAAGAAAAAGATCTAGATTTAGTGCTACTTAGTGACAAGGCCGACCCGCCGGTTTGTCGGATTATGGACTATGGGAAATATAAGTTTGAACAGGAAAAGAAAGCGCGGGAAGCCAGGAAAAAGCAGCACACGGCTGATGTTAAGGAAGTGAAGATGCGCTATAAGATTGAGGAACACGACTACAACGTGCGTGTTAAGCAAGCAGAGCGTTTTCTCAAAGATGGTGATAAGGTCAAAGCTACCGTGATGTTCCGAGGTCGAGAAATTCAACACAGCGACTTGGCAGAACACTTGCTCAAGCGTATGGCTACTGATTTAGAGCCATTTGGTGAAGTGCAGCAAGCACCAAAAAAAGAAGGGAGAAACATGATGATGCTGATATCGCCCAAAAAATAA
- a CDS encoding cation:proton antiporter, translated as MDVTELVKVSIILLLLATGVALLSRRLKIPYVTGLVLAGLPITELLSRPIGLNPSLVLNLFLPILIFEAGINTDVSRLRSTFKPIALLAGPGAVLSGAIIAVLLKFGLGLSWIPALFVGVILANTDTVSMIAVFKEIPVPSRLSTIVEGETLFNDAAALVSFNLILQVYSTGSLTFIEGIQQLLFISLGGCLIGLVLGYLSIPVFARLDDPLSSLLLTVAVALGTFQVGQSLSVSGAVAVVVAGLIFGNFGLYRNTSASSRITLLSFWEYASFTVNTFIFLLIGVEIDLITLWRTLPAILFAVLAYQIGRVLTVYPLLAGIRWIDRPILLRWQHLLFLGNIKGSLSMALALSLPTTLPGRDILIALVFGSVLVSLVGQGLSLPWAVKRLKLSNFSEAQQQVEQLQAQLMTGKAAQDELDSLLKSGVLPKAVYEEMRSAYQVRIASAEKTLRELYNRRPDEVESRSGKSSKLEAIRRRLLLAEKGALNEAIRKRILSEEIVRGRIQTLDEQLLKLEDD; from the coding sequence GTGGATGTTACCGAATTAGTCAAAGTTTCAATTATTCTCTTGCTGCTTGCTACAGGTGTAGCTCTGCTGTCCCGGCGGTTGAAAATCCCTTATGTTACAGGTTTAGTTTTAGCAGGTTTGCCCATCACTGAGCTGTTATCTCGTCCGATTGGTTTAAATCCTTCCCTTGTTTTGAATCTTTTTTTGCCAATTCTCATCTTTGAAGCTGGTATTAATACAGATGTCAGCCGCCTACGCAGCACCTTTAAACCAATTGCCCTACTAGCTGGGCCGGGGGCTGTGCTTTCTGGTGCTATTATTGCCGTCCTGTTGAAATTTGGGTTGGGACTGAGTTGGATACCTGCTTTATTTGTCGGAGTAATTTTGGCAAACACTGATACTGTTTCCATGATTGCCGTCTTTAAGGAAATACCAGTACCCTCCCGGCTTTCCACCATCGTTGAAGGAGAAACCCTATTCAATGATGCCGCTGCCCTAGTTTCATTCAACCTGATTTTGCAAGTATATTCAACAGGCTCACTTACATTTATAGAGGGAATCCAACAACTGCTGTTTATCTCTCTAGGAGGCTGCCTTATAGGGTTAGTCTTGGGCTACTTGAGCATACCTGTATTCGCCCGTTTAGATGATCCCCTGAGTAGTCTCTTACTAACAGTCGCAGTTGCATTAGGAACTTTTCAGGTTGGGCAATCTCTCAGTGTATCGGGTGCTGTGGCTGTAGTTGTAGCGGGATTAATTTTCGGTAATTTTGGACTTTATCGCAATACTTCTGCTTCTAGCCGCATCACCTTGTTGAGTTTCTGGGAATATGCCAGCTTTACTGTTAATACCTTTATTTTTCTGCTGATTGGTGTAGAAATAGACCTAATAACGCTCTGGAGAACTTTACCTGCAATTCTATTTGCAGTTTTGGCTTATCAAATCGGGCGAGTTCTTACGGTCTATCCGTTGCTAGCAGGGATTCGTTGGATTGACCGCCCAATTTTGCTGCGCTGGCAACATTTACTCTTTTTAGGCAACATCAAAGGTTCACTTTCGATGGCCTTGGCGTTGAGCTTACCCACTACATTACCAGGGCGAGATATCCTCATCGCTTTAGTTTTTGGCAGTGTGCTTGTGTCGTTAGTGGGACAAGGTTTAAGTTTGCCTTGGGCAGTAAAACGCTTAAAATTATCTAATTTTTCAGAAGCTCAACAACAGGTTGAACAATTGCAAGCCCAGCTGATGACTGGTAAAGCTGCACAAGATGAATTAGATAGCCTGTTGAAATCAGGCGTATTACCAAAGGCTGTTTATGAAGAGATGCGTTCAGCTTATCAGGTACGAATTGCCAGTGCAGAAAAGACACTGCGGGAACTTTATAATCGTCGTCCTGATGAAGTGGAAAGTAGAAGTGGCAAGAGCAGTAAACTTGAAGCTATTCGCCGACGTTTACTTTTGGCAGAAAAAGGAGCGCTCAATGAGGCAATACGCAAGCGGATTCTCTCAGAAGAAATTGTGCGCGGGCGAATACAAACTCTTGATGAACAATTGTTGAAACTAGAAGATGATTAA
- a CDS encoding potassium channel family protein, producing the protein MYVLIGGAGLVGLSLAQKLVELGHTVAVIDIDPIACRYAREQVGAMAFEGSAVSTEVLLEAGIRKAGSLAAVLRSDALNLAMVTLAKHYGVPHILSRMRHPDFAEPLRIAGANHIISTVELSVSTMVNAIEYPQVESMMHFEQGQIEVLKLSIPNNCYVAGRSVAEIAQDSQFPTGSLIIGYQPHPHDDLMIPNGSTILKPHSTVLIVTKPGCLHQVIDFIEQRC; encoded by the coding sequence ATGTACGTACTAATTGGCGGAGCAGGCTTAGTGGGGCTAAGTTTGGCACAAAAATTGGTAGAACTGGGGCATACTGTTGCCGTCATTGACATTGACCCTATCGCTTGCCGCTACGCCCGTGAACAAGTAGGAGCAATGGCTTTTGAAGGCAGTGCTGTCAGTACAGAAGTATTGTTAGAAGCTGGGATTCGTAAAGCCGGCTCCTTGGCAGCTGTTCTTAGAAGTGATGCCTTAAACTTAGCAATGGTAACTCTTGCTAAACACTACGGTGTCCCTCATATTTTGAGTCGAATGCGCCACCCCGATTTTGCTGAACCACTGCGGATAGCTGGAGCCAACCACATTATTAGTACTGTTGAATTATCAGTTTCTACAATGGTGAATGCCATTGAGTATCCGCAAGTAGAATCAATGATGCATTTTGAGCAGGGACAGATTGAGGTTTTGAAACTTTCCATCCCAAACAATTGCTATGTTGCTGGTCGTAGTGTTGCCGAAATTGCTCAAGATTCCCAATTTCCTACTGGCTCGTTAATTATTGGCTATCAACCCCATCCTCATGATGATTTGATGATTCCTAACGGTAGTACAATACTAAAACCTCATTCAACTGTATTAATTGTGACTAAGCCAGGATGTTTACATCAAGTTATTGATTTTATTGAACAAAGATGTTAA
- a CDS encoding cation:proton antiporter encodes MVLEAVINAATNEEVITTNLKQFLLVLSVSLGVATLPQVFSWFRHIPYTLLLVIVGLGLAVVDVRLVTLSPELILFIFLPPLLFEAAWNLKWSSLKQEFLPVCLYAVLGVVIAIAGIAIGLNQLAGLSLTTALLIGASLSATDPVSVTAVFRELGVSSRLITLMEGESLFNDGMAVVAFGFLVALPFGTMELGFQPILVEFFTVVGIGLAVGALIGFGISYLTQRFDLPMVEQSLTLVSAYSTYLIIEDLGGSGVIGVVTTGLILGNFGSRIGMNPRTRIIVSEFWEFLAFFVNSIVFLLIGDQIRFASLGENLDIIVVTIGAMILMRAGAIFILSNLSASITKSKISLPDQTILWWGGLRGSVSIALALSVPIGLPEREKIIAAVFGVVLFTLLVQGLTIKPLLQKLELMGDAPLREQYLELAARNVALKRVLQYLQTAQRPGIDPEFYRYQETLIKGEIEDLQVKIDKLQDEYPNLQSFTTEQFRGELLAIEADTYAEFVRAGRLNKELAPMLQDVLQN; translated from the coding sequence ATGGTGCTTGAAGCGGTAATTAATGCGGCTACTAACGAGGAAGTCATCACCACCAATCTCAAGCAGTTTCTTTTGGTACTGTCGGTATCTTTAGGTGTGGCAACCCTACCACAGGTATTTAGTTGGTTTCGCCACATACCTTATACCTTACTACTGGTAATTGTCGGTTTAGGGTTAGCGGTTGTTGATGTCCGTCTTGTCACCCTTTCTCCAGAATTGATTTTGTTTATTTTTTTACCACCACTGCTGTTTGAAGCTGCCTGGAATTTGAAATGGTCGAGCTTGAAGCAGGAGTTTCTGCCAGTTTGTTTATATGCTGTATTGGGGGTAGTAATTGCGATCGCGGGGATAGCAATAGGTCTCAATCAGTTAGCTGGACTATCTTTAACTACAGCTTTACTAATCGGTGCAAGTCTGTCTGCGACTGACCCAGTTTCTGTCACTGCTGTATTTCGTGAATTGGGTGTAAGCAGCCGTCTAATCACCTTGATGGAAGGCGAAAGCTTATTTAACGATGGCATGGCAGTAGTTGCCTTTGGTTTTTTAGTGGCGCTACCTTTTGGAACTATGGAATTGGGATTCCAACCAATTTTAGTGGAGTTTTTTACAGTTGTCGGCATTGGTTTAGCGGTGGGAGCGTTGATTGGTTTTGGCATTTCTTACCTCACCCAGCGCTTTGATTTGCCAATGGTGGAACAATCTTTGACTTTGGTTTCTGCTTATAGTACTTACTTGATTATTGAAGACTTGGGTGGTTCTGGGGTAATTGGAGTTGTAACTACAGGTTTGATTTTAGGTAACTTTGGCTCTCGCATTGGCATGAATCCCCGTACTCGGATTATTGTCTCCGAGTTTTGGGAATTTTTGGCGTTTTTTGTCAATTCAATTGTATTTTTGCTAATTGGCGACCAAATTCGCTTTGCTAGTTTGGGTGAGAATTTGGACATCATTGTTGTGACAATAGGAGCAATGATTTTGATGAGGGCAGGTGCTATTTTCATTCTTAGCAACTTGAGCGCTAGCATCACTAAATCTAAAATTTCTTTACCTGACCAAACTATCCTTTGGTGGGGGGGGTTACGTGGTTCTGTCTCTATTGCCTTAGCATTGAGTGTACCTATAGGCTTACCAGAGCGAGAAAAAATTATCGCTGCGGTGTTTGGAGTCGTCTTGTTTACTCTGCTTGTCCAGGGATTGACAATTAAACCTTTACTGCAAAAGCTGGAATTGATGGGTGATGCACCCCTACGCGAACAATATCTAGAATTAGCTGCTCGCAATGTAGCCTTAAAACGCGTTCTGCAATACCTGCAAACAGCTCAACGTCCTGGTATAGACCCAGAGTTTTACCGTTATCAAGAAACGCTAATTAAGGGCGAAATAGAAGATCTACAAGTAAAAATTGATAAATTGCAGGATGAATATCCCAATCTTCAGAGTTTTACAACTGAACAGTTTCGCGGAGAACTGCTAGCAATTGAGGCAGATACTTATGCGGAATTTGTCCGGGCTGGTCGGTTAAATAAAGAATTGGCTCCCATGCTTCAGGATGTTTTGCAAAATTGA